The Carassius carassius chromosome 16, fCarCar2.1, whole genome shotgun sequence genome window below encodes:
- the LOC132160039 gene encoding beta-1,3-galactosyltransferase 2-like, which produces MRHIKKTFILLLTLAFLLSAVAYVFETTTFSQTWLNKIMNRIHYKVIKSTSADRTENDLLAPLSNQYIQPRGTTIHHYVAHPSNYHFILDEPDKCKQDPFLVLMVPVAPHQLEARNAIRSTWGTESSVQGKAVLTLFLVGLTGGAEAQHQLEEESRQHRDLLQSNFVDSYFNLTIKTMVIMDWLATRCPQAAYAMKIDSDMYINLENLMTLLLSPNTPRQNYITGHLMRNEVVVRNINSKWYVAEELYPEPKYPTYLLGMAYVFSSDLPKKLVEASKKVKPFNIEDAYVGACLKQLGVAPSSPPDSSQFKAYMGQYKREDFLRVITTILSSPQQLIDIWKDLKGPI; this is translated from the coding sequence ATGCGTCacattaaaaagacatttattctGCTGCTCACATTAGCATTTTTATTGTCTGCTGTTGCTTATGTCTTTGAGACAACTACATTCTCTCAAACCTGGTTGAATAAAATCATGAACCGGATTCATTATAAGGTAATTAAAAGCACTTCGGCTGATCGtactgaaaatgatttattagcACCTTTGTCCAATCAATATATCCAACCAAGAGGTACAACTATCCATCATTATGTGGCTCATCCTAGCAACTATCATTTCATCCTGGATGAACCTGATAAATGTAAGCAGGATCCGTTCCTGGTCTTGATGGTCCCTGTGGCCCCCCATCAGCTGGAGGCTCGTAACGCCATCCGCAGCACATGGGGGACTGAGAGCTCAGTGCAGGGAAAAGCAGTGCTGACTCTGTTCTTGGTGGGTTTGACTGGAGGAGCTGAAGCTCAACATCAGCTGGAGGAAGAGAGTCGACAACACAGAGATTTACTGCAGAGCAACTTTGTGGACTCTTACTTCAATCTGACCATAAAGACCATGGTGATCATGGACTGGCTGGCCACTCGTTGCCCTCAAGCAGCTTATGCTATGAAGATTGATTCTGATATGTACATAAACCTGGAGAACCTGATGACCCTGCTGTTGTCACCCAACACACCCAGACAGAACTACATCACAGGCCATTTGATGAGGAACGAGGTTGTTGTCAGAAACATAAACTCTAAATGGTATGTGGCAGAGGAATTGTACCCTGAACCGAAATACCCCACATACCTACTGGGAATGGCATATGTTTTCTCCAGTGACCTACCAAAAAAATTAGTTGAGGCATCAAAGAAAGTAAAGCCCTTTAACATAGAAGATGCATATGTGGGCGCTTGTCTGAAACAGTTGGGCGTTGCACCCTCATCTCCCCCAGACTCTTCACAGTTTAAAGCCTATATGGGGCAATATAAGCGAGAGGATTTTCTCAGAGTTATCACGACAATCCTGAGTTCCCCACAGCAGTTAATAGACATTTGGAAGGACTTAAAGGGGCCCATATAA